CAccaacttctttcttcttagtAGCATCGAAGGTCGCCTTCTTGATAGTTGTTTCAGCTCTCTTCTGAGGAGCAACCTTATTTTTTGCTCGCCTTATAAGAGCCATGGTTATCTAAATCGGAAAAGGATTGCAAATTGGATATACGATGAAATACAAAATCTCTTCCTTTCTTCCTGGACAGATTGAACGGATGGACTCGAGTCGCGAGTATGATCTAACGAGCAAGAACTTTAGCGGTTGTGTCCACTGTAATTTCTATATTCTTGTATAGGTGAATAGTCTAAGGTGTAGTTGTTGATGTCGCTCAAATCaacttttccattttttaaAGCTTTCCCAGTTGGACAATATGGGAAACAGGCCCCTATATTACACAGTAAAAggggaagaagaaacaggCTAACGAGGCAATTGTGCCGCATATGAGCCTTGTTCGGCCGAATTTGATGTGTGAATAATCAGTAGTTGATCAATAGTGTACAGCAATTagataaaataaaatatacaaGATACAGGAATAGTATATATTcatacatacatatttgcatgtatatatatatgacAGGATCGGAAGCAGATTATTGGAAGGAGAAAATTGTCTCATAGTGGTAGGATTAAAACCTGGTTCAAGCTGCAACACACAAATACATGATATAGTGGGTCATATCttgtttatattttttttcaatagagAAGGTTTGGTGGAGAATTGTCTTTTAAATAATAATGTGAGTGTTTCAATGTTTCCAATGAATATGCTTGATTTGGACGGAAGAATAGTTTGAACAGAGTAGCACTCTTGTTCTAAAGATCTCCgccaaattttttttggtgaTTTGTTAGGTTTTCGTTatcatttcaatatttaCCACTAGTACGTTTGTGACGTAGTTCGttttgttccttttctaCTTCTGGATcaaagttgatgaattcgTGTAGACCCTTACCGGTTGGGACCATTGGCAAGACAGGAACCTTCTTTTCGATTTGCACTTCCAATAAGATTGGGCCCTCGTAGTCAACgaattctttcaagatgGCGTCAGTGTCCTCTTGTTTCGAGAGTCTGAGAGCCTTCAGACCCATAGCTTCGGCCAATTTAACGAAATCTGGATTCAGTTGATGGGTATGCGAGTAACGGTGTTCGTAGAAGAGAGATTGCCATTGGGTAACCATACCTTGTTCCTCGTTATTTAGCAACAAGACCTTGACTGGTGTACGAGCTTGAACAGCGGAGGACAATTCCATCAGAGTCATGTTGAAAGAGGCATCACCGTCGATATCGATGACGATAGCGTCAGGTCTGGCGACTTGAGCACCGATAGCAGCTGGTAGACCGTAACCCATGGTACCAAGACCACCGGAAGTGATGAAAGATCTTGGACTTTTCCAAGTCCAGTGTTGAGCAGCCCACATTTGATGTTGACCGACACCAGTGGTGACGATGGCTGGTCTACCGGATTTCAAGACCAAATCGGACAACTTGGAGATAACGGTTTGAGGTTTAATCTTAGAACCTGGAGTCTCCTTTTGGTACGCGTATGGGTATTCTTGTTTCCATTTAGCCACTTGAGCGGACCATTCTGGTCTTTCAGGAACAGATTCGACCAATGGcaacaatttttccaagttACGAGTCACATCACCTTCGACAGCGACCTCGGCTTCGACAACCttgttgatattctttGGGGAGATTTCGAAATGAACGATACCACCACGTTTCTCTAGAGCAGCCTTTCTAGCCTCTGGAGCAAATTTGGAAATATTCAGAGTGACACGATCGTCAAATCTGGCACCCAATGCAATGATCAAATCGGCGTTTTGGATGGCCAAGTTGGCTGCAGCATTACCGTGCATACCGACCATATCCAAAGATTTATGATCTTCTTGGTTGAACGCACCAAGACCTTGTAGAGTCGTGGTGACTGGGATCTGAGCTCTGTCACTTAGTTGCTTCAAGTATTGAGGACCCATTTCGCTGCCTAGAATACCAGCACCCACGTATAGCAAAGGCTTCTTAGCCCTGTTGATCAAGTCAGCAGCCCTGCTAATGTTTTCCAAAGTGAACTCATCGACGACTCTTTGAGTCAACTGATTTAGAGTATCAGATGGTAGAATAGACTTCATTGGAATTGGGTTTCTTAGCACCGCCGCCGTCACGTCCTTTGGTAAATCCACCAAAACGGGGCCCGGTCTACCGGAAGTTGCGATTTCAAACGCTTCGTTGATTCTACGAGGCAGTTCCTCAATGGTTTTCACCATCACGTTCCATTTGGTACAAGATCTAGAGATACCAACCACATCTGCTTCTTGGAAAGCATCTGTTCCGATAGCTGACGTGGCCACTTGACCTGTAAACACCACCAACGGCACACCGTCTGCCAATGCATCTGCCATAGGAGTCACCACATTAGTCGCACCTGGACCTGAAGTCACCAAAACAACACCTGGTTTCCCTGAGGCTCTTGCGTATCCCTCTGCCATGTGACCTGCACCTTGTTCATGTTTTGGTAGAACAAAAGTGAATTTATCTGAGTTGTAGATTGCGTCGTACACGGGCAAAATCGCACCACCAGGGTATCCAAAAACGGTGTCGACGTTGTGACGTTGCATCATCTCGTGGAAGATCTCACCACCGGTCATTCCAATGAACGAATCATCCATCTGGTTTTGAATGTTGACACCAGTATTCTTGTCTGCGATTCTCGATCTCTTCGACAATGGGATCTGGTTTCTTCTGGCACCGCCAGAAGAACCACCAGCTATATCAGCGTTAAAGCTAGGAGCAGGCTGTGGCCTGCTACTAGCCTCACCGGCAGCAGCAGAAGCAGCGTTACTTGCACTTGCACTTGCACTTCCTAATTTCAAGCATGTCTTACCAAAAGCACGTCTGGCCAAAGCCCGCGTTACAAACCTCTGACTGAGCATCTTTTGATTTGGGGATATGAAACTTGATATCTTAAGTGGAATAGAACAACAGCAAGGTCTAAACTATAGTAGAATCTCCAATCAATAAGAGGTACCGTTGCTTATATATgttcatatatatatatatatatatattcacTTTGTATAAGTGGTAATGGGAAGAAATCGGTGCAGGCGATGAGCTGGaaagtttgaaaattttccaaaagcACTGAGAgaacgaaaagaaaaagaaggttgAGTCATCCAAGAAGCAATAGAGAAGAGGTAAGAAGTAAGAGGAGCgaagagaagagaagaaaagaggGTTAGAATGAGGCAGCGGTGCAGATGGTGAAGTGGGTGGTATTGTTTTCTGGTAATTGTGACTGATATTGGTCGATGACAGGATGTAGTGTTGAAAAGTGTATGGTATTTTGTGTATAGTATGTTTGTATTATAGGCATATAGATCGAATTTTTCACGGTGAAAAAACGGGCCGGTCGAGGCGGTGAGAGTTGAGTGAGTGCTGGAGGAAAGGAAGTGGAATAGAGTTGTGAGTGGTGCTGGGAGAGGCAAGGGACCGGTAAGAGGACCGGATGCCAGGGCCCTCGGCCCTGGCATTCAATTCGACTGAGGTGGGAagggggggggggggggggattggtcacgtgacatgAAGGGACAAAAAGCCCATTTGTATGTGTTACCCGGCTTGGTCGGGTAACACACTTCCCCGCACGAAaactctttttctttttgtgGTCACGTGGTGTTAACTGTATATGCCACATGTACATACATCTacatatgtatatatacagaTGTGCCAACCTATGTCCACTCAGACCTTGGCTTCTGTCTCGGCTGGCTTGCACAACACAAACACCACACCACCGGTTTGCAATTGCAAAATCTCTGGATGTTTCAATACTCTTAACGCAGACTGGATCACTCCTGAGTGACACGTCAAGGAAATGTACCTTTCCTCACCACTCAACAATTCTTGCAAAGCACCACCGATTCTATAGTCTATCTCCTCAACCGTCTCCCGATGGGTCTCGCTCCACATGGTATCCTCATTTGCCATCCCTGGCTCGTAAACCCAGTGGACCTTGGTGTTACCAAGCAATGTCTCTTCCCCGTATTGTTCCACCACATGGTCATGTGGTAACCTCTTGTCACAGTAATGTCTACCAAGTGTCTCTCGACACTGTTCCTTGACGTAGACAGACACTTCGGTGCTACTACTGACAAGTTCACTGGTGAAGACCTGGCCCCACGATTCCATATACGTCTCGAGACACCGTCTCAAGGGAGAACTGTAAAACTTCTCTGGAAACCCGATCTTCTCAACCATAGGTAGCAACAACTCTTTACCTGTACTTCTAACTTGCTGTTTCCCCAGCTCGGTCAACTGAGCGTCCACGAGCGTAACCTCATGGACCCCCGGTTGTAATGCCCAATACCTCTCCCATTCCTGTGTACCGTATTTCGATTCAAGTGCATTATGGTGACCTTGACCGTGTCTTGCCAATACCAACAACTTCAAGGACGAATCCTCATCCAACAACCTTTGGATATCTTCCCAACCACTACATCCATCAACAAATCCAAGATGTTGTCCTTCATCACCACGATGACTCAGAACGTTTTCATCACCAAAACTGGTGAAATACCCTGGAACGGCACTGTACTTTAATCTGCTCATGCTATTATCTCTTTATTATTACTGTGTGTTATACTGTGTCTTAGTTACACACAGGGTTTACTTACTTGTTGTAAATCTTATAAATATATACTAATAGTGGTGTGTAGTTGATTAGAAATTGACCTTGTTGTTAGGTTCTCCTTTACGAAGCATACCGGGATTGATTTTGTTATATAAAGCTTCAAACTCTTCTCTAGTCAACTTCGATATGTCTACCATCTGGGGCATGGCCTCCTCGCTGACACTAGACTTTCTGGAGGAATCGGCAGTATTTGGATCGTTGACCAACTCCACTTTACCAGCCTTCACGTCTGCTGCTAGCGCAGCTGCAGCTgcttccttcttttcacctGTGCTGGGGCCCCGGTATTCACGAGCGAACATGTAAGCCGTCGTGGCTCCCGTGTTCAAGCTGCTGCCACCATGTGACTTAAAGTCAGCTGGTGCgtgtttgttcttgttgtaTACTTCAAAAGCGTCAAAGAATCGTGACATGTTGATTGGTTGTATTGATGATCTTAGTTGTGGTTTGCACTATAACTGAGCTCTACAAATCTATACATACCATGGGCTTACTCATCTATTCTCACTTCGCTGCCCTCTTATATATAGTCTTGACCCCCATCTTGGCCTAGACCCAGATCAGAGATCATGCCTTTGCCTCCCTGGTCATGTAATCACTTGTTACTAATCATTTTAGCCTTTCAAAGGGTATATGTCATTGTACCCTTAATTTAAAGCTTACTACTGATCAAGACATTGGAGAGATAAGCAATTGAATTATCGTATTGACTACTTGTCCCCTGGTATTCTTGTATCCTTGTTATCCCAGTGTTACGGGAAATTAATCAAGGAGTCGGGATATAGAGGGCGAAACACTCCTCTTTTACCCCACTTAGCTAGCCTCAGTGTGTCTCCTTTATCCCAATATTAAAGCCTTTTGCTATTAGACTCAGTGTCTGGAAACAAGATATCACCAAATTGGGGACAGAGACCAAATACAACCAGCACACGTGAATCTTAGCTAAGCCTTAGGGGTACAGAAGGGAAGTCGAATTATTAGCTCTAAGACCCGATGTCCGAACTGACGTGTTTCgttgttgatgttggtTCTCTTAGTGGTGACCAATGGTTAAAGGCTTTTACATATGTGGAATATGTACTGTTGAACAAAGTTCAATCTCAGAGAAAGACAGATTACGTGCAATTAAATCTAGTTAATGTGTCATCCAGCGATGAGTCGTTGCCCGTGAATAATATGGCCATGTTGCCCGTGTTACCACGGGCACCAATCTCCATCTCAGACGTTAGAAGTTGGTTGGGACAATGGTACGATGAGAGGAATAACACTACTGGCAATGGAGaggatgacgatgacgataTGTTGTTCAATGGGCTATTGATCAGCGTGTTaaagttgaaagagtttGTTGGGAAACGTAAGATGAAGGTTAAGATTGTGGTGTTCAGTTCGCAGGACTTGCAAAATGTGACAGATGAGGAATTGTCCACATTCGCTGATCAGTGTCCGTTTGATCTCGTGATAGCAGATTGCAATGACAAGCAAGGCCACCAGGAGTCTAAACATGGCAATTGGCTGAAATTAGGTACTCCGTTGGTATACGGTATCGATGAGCTTATTCAGTCTGTTGCTGACccgaaattgaaattgacTAGGCCCATTAGGACGTTCCAGGGCCAGTTGAGGTTGGGTGACGTTAACGCATCAGATTTGGGAATACCATCGTTATGTATCAATTTGGAAGGTGTACCAGGTACGAAATCTGTGAGTTCTATTTCCAGGAAGGTGATGAGGAAAGAGGGTTCCTCAGAGGGGCAACCCACGTACCGTGCTGTTAAATCAGTTATCGAATACCAAATCGAAGATCAGAGCGCGAGTACGAGTGCATCCCCGAAGAAAGAAACTACCAGGAAGGACGATGATGGTGATTCCGGTAATAACACTGGACCCCGGATGATTAACGTCAGTAAAGATTTTATCAAGAAGGCGTACCGGTACGGTGCGGATTACGTAGACTTACCGATGCCATTAGACGAGGAACGGAAACTCTCCGAGAAACCGGGACTTGACATAAGAGGGTTTATGGATATAGATAAATTGCCAAGACATTACCTTTGTTCAGAGTCCATGTACTTAGTTCCCGATTCCAAGAACGGTTCTAAAGGTGATTTCTTAGGATTTGTCACGCTAGTAGATTCTTTAATCAAGATGAAAAGGTTGATCATCGCTCGGTTTGTACCAAAATTCGGTAACGAGGTACAGATGTGCTCTCTTTTCCCCGTTAGAGTGCACGATAAAGATCGCAACGAGGTACGTTTACTCGTATTAAATCGTCTTCCAATGagtgaagatgaaagaaacagtGCGTTCCCCAAGATGTGCGAATCTACCGAGTTGGAGCCCGAAGATGAGGCAATGGGCCAATTTGTCGACTCAATGAATCTGGATAATGATGCACAGGACTTGCCATGGTACGAGAGTGACCAGATACAGAAGTATACAGACGTGGCACTGGAGCAGTCCTCTTTGCCCCTACCACAACGTGAAATGTTCCGAGCCACTGCAAGAAACCCATCAGCAATCCCAGCTATCTCACTACATAGACAGCAGCAAGTGATCCTCGAGTGCGTTCATCAGAAGTTCATCGTTGGGAAACGGGATCAACAGGACTTAAACATCCCACCGATGAGCAAGATGATTCTCAAGAAGATTACTCCAAAATACAACGCTGACGTTTCTCTGTCGAACAGGATCAAGGAACAGTTCAACGTAGTAAAGAAAGAGGTGTCGGTACAAACACCAGTGAATATTGAACAagagtttgaagaacaagaccCTGAATTGCTCGATTTGGACCTCTTATTAGCGCGCGGTGCACGCTAGCTAATTCAGGCACTGGTTACATAGTGATATctatacatatatatatatatatgagaCTTCTGTATAAAAATGCAATTGCGGGATAAAACGTGGTGAATCGAATGGGTTACATCTCGAATGGCAACCAGCACCAGGCAACCCACGTTACGACGGCCCCTTGTCGTCCGCAAACCTGCCTTTTTCCCCATATTCTTCAGATCTCTAAAGTTCGTTTCCCTTCTTTCCATTCTCGACCACGAGATTTCCATATAAGCACAGAAAGAATTACGAGCCACAAGACGAAAAACCTGTTTTAAGGCTTGGCACAGAGATTTACAAACCAATTGATTGCACAATTAATATCATTCATCTTGAACACATTCACTTTGCATTATAAGGTTTCCTTCTGATAATAACATCTACTGATACTCACATCTTTTGTAACATAAAGGAGAGGATAGAGTATTGGCTATTGAACATTATAACTAAACgcaaagaaggaaataGGTATCTGCTACCCCTATCtgaaacaacaacaatcaataataataataataatgtCATTGAAAACAGTGTCTGTGGCTACAAATCCTTATCCAGATCAGAAACCTGGTACCTCGGGcttgagaaagaagaccaaggtctttgaagaaactcCAAATTATACGGAAAATTTCATCCAAGCCATCATGGAAGCTATTCCTGAGGGATCTCAGGGTGCTACTTTGGTCATTGGTGGTGATGGTCGTTACTACAACGATGTGgtgattcaaaagattgcTGCCATTGGTTCTGCTAACGGTGTTCGTAAGATTGTCATTGGTCACAATGGGATTTTGTCAACACCAGCTGCTTCGCACATTATTAGAGCTTACCATGAGAAATGCACCGGTGGTATCATTCTTACTGCTTCTCATAACCCAGGTGGTCCAACGAACGATTTTGGTATTAAGTATAACTTGGCTAATGGTGGTCCAGCACCGGAATCGGTGACCAATTCGATCTGGCACAAATCAAGGGAATTGACGCATTATAAGATTGTCGAGTCTTTCCCTGCCATTGATCTAACCAAGATCGGTCAAGATCAGAAATATGGTGATTTGTTGGTAGATATCGTTGATTCTACCGCGGCATATGTTGAATTGATGAAGGAAATCTTCGATTTCCCATTGATCAAATCGTTCATTGACACACAAGCAAAGAACGGGTTCAAGATCTTGTTTGATGCAATGAACGGTGTCACCGGTCCTTACGGTGAAGCTCTTTTCGTTAAGGAATTGGGTCTACCAGAATCATCTTTGCAAAACTACCATCCAAAACCAGATTTCGGTGGGTTGCACCCTGACCCTAATTTGACTTACGCCCACACTTTAGTGGAGAGAGTCGACAAGTACGGAATTCAATTCGGTGCTGCCTCCGATGGTGACGGTGATAGAAATATGATCTATGGTGCTGGTCCAGCATTTGTCTCGCCAGGTGATTCTGTTGCCATCATTGCCGAGTACGCTTCTGCTATCCcttatttcaagaaacaaggAATTTACGGTTTAGCTCGTTCGTTCCCAACGTCTTCTGCCATTGATAGAGTCGCTAAGGAACAAGGTTTGAACTGTTATGAGGTTCCTACCGGTTGGAAGTTTTTCTGTGCCTTGTTCGATGcaaagaaactttcaatCTGTGGTGAAGAATCATTCGGTACCGGATCTAACCACGTTAGAGAGAAGGATGGTGTATGGGCCATCATGGCATGGTTAAACATTTTGGCTATTTACAACCAAAGATTCCCAAACAAAGAAGCTTCGATTAAGTCTATTCAAACGGATTTCTGGCAAAAATACGGTCGTACTTTCTTTACTCGTTACGATTTTGAGAACTTATCGAGCGAAGACGCTGGTAAGGTCATTTTGCTGTTGCAAAACTACGTCGCTGACCCTGAATCTATAAAGGGTACCAAATTCCCAGCTGATGATTCTTTGACAGTGGTAGAAGGTGGTGACTTCTCTTACACAGATCTAGATGGGTCAGTTTCAAGCCATCAAGGTTTATACGTCAGATTATCTAATGGTGTTCGTTTCGTTGTAAGACTCTCAGGTACAGGTTCTTCCGGTGCCACTATCAGATTATACGTGGAACGTTACACTAATGACGGATCAAAATACGAACAGACCGCTGAAGAATTCTTGGGTAAAGATATCAAGACCatcttgaaattcttgaagtttAAGGAAGCAATCGGTACTGAAGAACCAACTGTCCGTACCTGAATAGCCTCACCTCCCAATTATTATATGCTAAAAAACTGTAATTGACATTTATCTACCTTTCAGACACGATAGTAGTCACATTGCCTTATGATATCATACATATATATCTATACATAATATCAGTGCTAACATACATACTATATATTAATGAACCACGTAATATGCATCATTTACTTCTATGATATGAGAACACAATAGTCTGGATGTAACCTCAATATCATTTCCGGTACTTTGTTACGCTCCATTAGATTATATTTCGGGCAATATTCACGGTTTTTGCTCCCCCTTTGTCTCGAGCTTCGCCTTGTTTGCGAAGTTTCTGGGATTAAAGCTTAAATTTTAGAAACTCGTTAAGTTAAACATTCCGcaaaacctttaaaaacAACAGCTTACAAACGCAAACACGTCCACCAGGAACGGTTATTTACCTATTAGCGGTCGTTACTGGTATCCGTTTAAGCACCCAAGTATTTTGCTTTGGATTTTTTCGTGAAGAATTAACGACTTAATAGGGGCTAACAAGACTAAGATCAAGAATGTATTCTTGGAAGTTATCTAGCAAATTTAGATTCGGGAGATCTAAGGATAAGGATGAGAAGCATCACAAGCACATGGATGAGGTAGATATCGACGGCAATGACAATAGAAGTTCCGTTGATAGAAAAGCTACCATTGTTCCTGGTTCTGCGACCGTTGTGCAGTCGCGTGCAAGTACAGACACGAGAACTACTTCGGATGATACAGGCCATAGTGTCCATTCGAGTGGGTTTAAAGGAACTATTACTGAGGGTTCTATGTCTACTGATATTTCCGGAGAGGATATATCAATGACAAACGGAAGAGATAGAGATTCTACGGAAGTGCAATCTAAATCTAATAATAACAGCTCCAACTTcaaacagcagcaacaacagctATTAGcacagcaacaacaaattcagtatcaacaacaacaatcaCAACAGCAGCCAGTTGAAAATGAGAATACACATTCTTCGAACGGGATACTTACCGTGAAAGTTTATAGCGGTGATTCTTTTAAGTTGCCCTTACCAATTACTTATAATGAACAAGTTTTGAGCAAATTACTAAGCTCTGGTGTTGACGTCACTAGTACCACCCAGCAAGACTCCCTTGAAGAGTTGATCCAATCTATGCATGGCCTGTCTTTGCTTAGAGAGGAAGATAAATTGTTGTCTGGTGAAGATGCATCTCATTTCATTCCTGCTAGTGTGATCTTGCCAGGATCTAAAAATCTGAATTCTTTACTCTATTTCACAATTGAGTTTGACAACACCATTGCCACCATTGAACCAGAATCAGGGACTTTAAATAGACCTATCTTTAATAAGATCTCCACATTTGATGTTACAAGAAGGTTGCCATTCCTAAAGATTGATGTTTTTGCCAGAATTCCATCTATCCTATTACCTTCTCAAAACTGGCAAGAGACCCAAATCTCAAATAATGATATCCTAGGCGATTACGTGAAGAAGATCAGAAACAACAGCGATATCCATTTGGATTCATTCCATCTTCCTCTGAACTTGAAAATAGATTCCGCTTCAAATATCAGGTTGTACAACCACCATTGGATCGAATTGGAAAGTAAGATGGGTAAATTGAACCTCAGTGTTGACTACAAGCCTTCTACTCATAAGCATTTATCGATAGACGATtttgatttgttgaaagtCATCGGTAAAGGTTCTTTCGGGAAAGTGATGCAGGTTAGAAAGCGTGATACAAACAAAATCTATGCATTGAAAGCTATTAGGAAGTCTTACATTGTCTCCAAATCCGAAGTTACTCACACTTTAGCAGAACGTACTGTCTTAGCTCGTGTTGATAACCCATTTATTGTACCATTGAAATTCTCTTTCCAATCCTCGGAAAAGCTTTACTTGGTCTTGGCGTTCATCAACGGTGGTGAATTGTTCTATCATTTGCAAAGAGAGGGGAGATTCGATCTATCACGTTCCAGATTTTACACTGCAGAATTATTATGCGCATTGGAAGCTCTACACGATTTCGATATCATTTACcgtgatttgaaaccagaGAACATTTTGCTAGACTATCAGGGCCACATCGCATTGTGTGATTTCGGTCTTTGTAAGTTAAACATGAAGGATCAAGAAAAGACAACTACATTCTGTGGTACTCCAGAATACTTGGCTCCAGAACTACTCTTGGGCCAAGGGTACACCAAGGTGGTGGATTGGTGGACACTCGGTGTATTACTGTACGAAATGCTTACTGGTCTCCCACCATATTACGACGAGGATGTCCCTAAGATGTACAAAAAAATCTTGCAAGATCCATTACGTTTCCCAGATGACTTCGATAAAGATGCCAAGGACTTATTGATCGGATTGCTATGTAGAGATCCAAAGAGAAGATTGGGCTATCACGGTTCAGACGAAATCAAGTCACATCCATTCTTCAACCAATTAAGTTGGAAACGTCTCAAGATGAAGGGCTACATCCCACCATACAAGCCACCAGTGATGGGTGCCATGGACACAAGCAATTTCGACCAAGAATTCACCAGAGAACAACCCGTTGACAGTGTTGTCAACGATTTCCTAAGTGAATCGGTGCAACAACAATTTGGTGGATGGACTTATGTTGGCTCGGAACAACTGGGCCAATCCATGCTGCCCGACAGATCCTTCCAAACTTGAAACAAAAGCTAAAACCAATAACTtcacatatatacatatatatatatatactaaGAGTACGCATTGTTATATACTGTTCAATAACATCAACTGATGAGAATCTTGCACTTCAGGAACGGTCCATTACCTTTTGTTGTATTTAGCACGTGAcctttatttctttttataaatttttcagttccaaaaattggaatttgcagctcatcgcatcttTCAGTAACATAACTGTGTGAAACAGGAGACAAAACAGTGATTCAAGTGCTATATACTATCCATATCGCTGTGTTTTGACATATTGCAATCGAGCCTGATCTTTCTATTGTTGAATAACCTTGTTTTCCTGATTCAGTgcttttcttgtttttttattggagaaagaattatagGATTTGTCTTTCTGTGATGCAAATATGATGGCTATGGAGAATGGACAGAAGAGACAATGCACTGACCTTAGTTCTGCTATGATCAGTGGTTCTGATAAGAAGAGGCGGAGGGTAGAGTTTTCAGAAACCGTTCTGGATCAAGATGGTAATTCGGTTTTATCTGGCAGCAATACGAGAAAAGACGGGAGTGGGAATGATAAGAAGTTTGCTTTAGAGATGTTTGAAAGCTTTGTAATTAGAGCTTTGAAGGAGATAGATGCTGGTGAGGATTCTGGTATTGAGTCTTTGTCTATGCAAGTATCTTTACCAGCGTCCAGTGCAGATCGTATATCCGCTGATAATTTCTCCTTGCTTCTACGGATGCTGGGGAATAATATAACAAAGATCGATAATAAGAGAGGACTGACCATAATCAGATCAATAATCAACTTTGAGAAGTGGTGGGAGTTACCTGCTACTACTCTAAGTAGCTATATATCTTTCATTAGAATCTTGTGTTCTAGTTTGCCTAAATGGTGGCAGGATGTGTCGATGGCATTAATTTCGAATTTCCAGTTATCGATGT
The genomic region above belongs to Kluyveromyces lactis strain NRRL Y-1140 chromosome B complete sequence and contains:
- the YPK1 gene encoding serine/threonine protein kinase YPK1 (similar to uniprot|P12688 Saccharomyces cerevisiae YKL126W YPK1 and similar to uniprot|P18961 Saccharomyces cerevisiae YMR104C YPK2 serine/threonine protein kinase), which gives rise to MYSWKLSSKFRFGRSKDKDEKHHKHMDEVDIDGNDNRSSVDRKATIVPGSATVVQSRASTDTRTTSDDTGHSVHSSGFKGTITEGSMSTDISGEDISMTNGRDRDSTEVQSKSNNNSSNFKQQQQQLLAQQQQIQYQQQQSQQQPVENENTHSSNGILTVKVYSGDSFKLPLPITYNEQVLSKLLSSGVDVTSTTQQDSLEELIQSMHGLSLLREEDKLLSGEDASHFIPASVILPGSKNLNSLLYFTIEFDNTIATIEPESGTLNRPIFNKISTFDVTRRLPFLKIDVFARIPSILLPSQNWQETQISNNDILGDYVKKIRNNSDIHLDSFHLPLNLKIDSASNIRLYNHHWIELESKMGKLNLSVDYKPSTHKHLSIDDFDLLKVIGKGSFGKVMQVRKRDTNKIYALKAIRKSYIVSKSEVTHTLAERTVLARVDNPFIVPLKFSFQSSEKLYLVLAFINGGELFYHLQREGRFDLSRSRFYTAELLCALEALHDFDIIYRDLKPENILLDYQGHIALCDFGLCKLNMKDQEKTTTFCGTPEYLAPELLLGQGYTKVVDWWTLGVLLYEMLTGLPPYYDEDVPKMYKKILQDPLRFPDDFDKDAKDLLIGLLCRDPKRRLGYHGSDEIKSHPFFNQLSWKRLKMKGYIPPYKPPVMGAMDTSNFDQEFTREQPVDSVVNDFLSESVQQQFGGWTYVGSEQLGQSMLPDRSFQT